Proteins encoded within one genomic window of Mya arenaria isolate MELC-2E11 chromosome 13, ASM2691426v1:
- the LOC128213942 gene encoding uncharacterized protein LOC128213942 has product MVSVIVLAGFVAFASASTLGPCYYDGHEYAVNETITIPHCLATMTCLGDNNYGNVVSLGGVCPDKRETDGQSGCLYDGTVYGVGDKIIIQPCLAEMTCLGNNVLSDPVAVSDSC; this is encoded by the exons ATGGTGTCTGTGATCGTATTAGCCGGCTTTGTGGCATTCGCTTCTGCCTCGACGTTAG GTCCGTGCTATTATGATGGCCATGAGTACGCGGTCAATGAGACGATCACGATCCCCCACTGCCTCGCCACGATGACCTGCCTCGGAGATAACAACTACGGGAACGTCGTCTCCCTAGG AGGCGTGTGTCCGGACAAAAGGGAGACCGATGGTCAGA GCGGGTGTTTGTATGATGGGACCGTGTATGGAGTGGGGGACAAGATCATCATCCAGCCATGTCTCGCTGAAATGACCTGCCTGGGCAATAACGTCTTAAGTGACCCCGTCGCTGTCAG TGATTCCTGCTAG
- the LOC128212854 gene encoding histone chaperone asf1b-B-like, with amino-acid sequence MAKVNIVNVVVLDNPSPFMNPFQFEITFEALDNLNEDLEWKIIYVGAAESEEFDQTLETILVGPVPCGRHKFVFQAGPPETSKIPVADVVGVTVVLLTCSYRSKEFIRVGYYVNNEYEEPEMKENPPTSPQYDRLQRNILATNPRVTRFKIDWDDIVMPVNTENGENIPPPASLESESNQMGMSGSRLLEETKQAQVVPSINTNGIDMDETSISMS; translated from the exons atggcaaaaGTTAACATCGTCAACGTTGTAGTCCTTGATAACCCATCACCATTTATGAACCCTTTTCAGTTTGAAATAACGTTTGAAGCTTTGGACAATTTAAACGAAG ACCTTGAATGGAAGATAATTTATGTTGGTGCTGCAGAGAGTGAGGAGTTCGACCAGACACTGGAGACCATCCTGGTTGGGCCGGTCCCGTGTGGACGACACAAGTTTGTCTTTCAG GCGGGTCCCCCTGAGACTTCAAAGATCCCCGTTGCAGATGTGGTTGGTGTCACTGTGGTCCTGCTCACATGTTCGTACCGGTCCAAGGAGTTTATTCGGGTCGGCTACTATGTGAACAACGAGTATGAGGAACCGGAGATGAAGGAAAACCCTCCAACCTCGCCACAGTATGACAGA CTACAAAGGAACATACTAGCAACCAATCCCAGGGTAACAAGGTTCAAGATAGACTGGGATGACATTGTGATGCCCGTCAACACAGAGAACGGGGAGAACATCCCACCACCTGCAAGCCTCGAGTCAGAGTCCAACCAGATGGGCATGTCAGGCTCCCGACTCCTCGAGGAGACAAAGCAGGCCCAGGTTGTCCCCAGCATTAACACTAATGGCATAGACATGGATGAAACAAGCATCAGTATGTCTTGA